ttgagcttagaacattatatggttcaaagttcaaagttcaaagattgagagagcgagattgtgggagagagtgagattgtaggagagagcgagattttgagcgagattgtgggagagagagagattataggagagagcgagattttggacgagaaagtgggagagaacgagattggagagagcgagattgtgggaGAGATTCTGCCACGTGGCTGCCACATGGAAATCGTGTACCGATATCAAACTTAACTACCATAACACTACTACAAAACCTTGTACCAACCACTGTGCTATTCTACAGAAACTCCATCAGTACACAGAGAggtaagagaaaaagaaagaaaaagaggttAGCTACCAAACAATAATTTCAGAAGTTCAGAAATTCCTTGGAAATACATATATCAGAGGGAACTACATCAGAAACCCCTTCCTCATAGTCATAGCCAAAAGGACTGAAGGGGTTAACTAACACTAATCCATCTTATAATATCTGATGGCTAGTGAAGCCAATAACTATTTACACTCTGTTTGAAAACATATATCCGTGAGTGTTTGGGTCAACTTACATGCACCTTTACTAAGCCCACGAGATAACCCGTTTGACCTACAACATTTGGTTGTCAAGGAAACCCATTTGAcaacaatttcattttatagtttttttgttattaaaatttatgtttgtttccttccaaaatttcaattataGTTTTCATCTTTATCTAAGAAAGACTTGAATTCctaattaaaattctaaaaaccaaaacaagtatgtgtgtgtgtatataaacatatatttggTACCCATGAGTGTAGGCCAGCTGACACACACTTGGACTAAACTCACGGGAGAACTCGTCTGACCCTACGACATTTGGAAACCAAAACAAGTATTTGAAACCTACTTTGTGGTGTTTACAAGTTAAAATCAAACAGTTACAAAACAGAGTTTTAATATTCTAGTTATGTAGTTCAAGTGAGATGAACATGTGCTCTCCTGATTGAATACAGAGACTTTCAACCCCAATTCCAACCCTTGGAGTTAATCACCAAACAAACCCAAAGAAGAACTCAGAATGCACACAAAACATATTGCAGAATGCCTTCAAAAACTCAAGCACATAAAAGAGTGCAAGAATGCCCAATTTCACAATAGTGTAGACAAACTTCAGACACAAGCTATATTCCAACATTTACCATAAGCGAACATTGTACATGCAAGCAAAACGTCATAGAAATAGCATATAATGTACCAATAATGTAAATTGCAATGCCTTCCTGAATATTATGGTGTGCAGATGACAATCTGTAAAGGCAATATTCATCCTCTGTATGAATTAATTCAGTTTAGTTTCAAAATGCTCTTCACaagtatatattataataaccaGGGAACAGCAGAAAGCAAACAAAAGCTTATAATTATGACAATTTAAACATGTTGATTATGATTCAATCTATTTCAACCATAGAACAGAAAAAACACAAGGGCTCTCTTTCCACAGATCCACAAGCCGCAACCAAAGTAAAGCAACAGGCAAGGGCATTCTctaaaacttcaaaattataatCCATATAACGAGTGTATGTATCATCATTTTGAGAACATTAGAAATTCAATGGTTCAAACTGTATGTTAATACAAGAACAACGTCAATTAAACTGACCTACTTCTTAGCAGTTTTCTTCTTCAAAACCACAGGCTCCTGCGGTTGCGGCTTAGGGTATTTTTCAGCCAAACTAGGATCCAACCACTTGAGCGGGTGGCGATTAAAGAAAGGCCAATTCGGAACAGTGATTAATGTTGTGAGAACCACACCGCCAGCGTAAACCAAGATCATCATCCGAAACGATCCCATAATATAGCCAGTCAAAAAAGCCACCACGGCAAATGCAACCAACATAATCTGCATCAACTGCTCCGCTAGCTTTTGCCCCTGCCAGTCCAtctaaaacatggaaaacaagaAGATAGTCATCAGATCGAACCCAGAAGGGGGCGTAGAACGTCAATGAAGAAAGATTGGTCAAAACTCCATAAGAAGATTCAACTATTATGAAAATCCCTAGCTACTTAAAGAAATGAAAATCCTAGGCGCTACGAACAAAGATTTAGAAATATAGAAATGAAGGTAGAAGGAATTTGAAAACTGAGAGAGGGAGAGCAATAACCTGTAGGCGAAATTGGAGACGACGATGTACAGTCCAAAGGGGAATGATCAGCGAGAGGAATAGAGGATATGTCAATTGCTTTCGGGAATCAGACGGAGAGCGCAGAGCGGTATGTATTTACTGGTTCTGATTCGGAATAATTCACACGTAAAATCTTAGCCGTCCGATGAATTTCCACATCTGCACGACCGATCCAACGGTAAATATGAATTGGactgtaatttttttcttaaaaaaaacaatgttattttaataattattaacaaaaatagaggaatttttttttaaaaaaaataatgtttttttaataaataatgacaaaaaaaggGTTGGGGGGGGAAGGGGgggaatatttttcaaaaatagggtgtttggaAAAGTGTTGACAGATTTAGGGTAgtgaaatcgtgtaccgggtacacgatttccaTGTGGTTGACCGGTCAGTACACGAGTTCGCTTGTGAGTTTTACAATTAATGTTTCTTTCAAGTTTTAGAAGTTTGCATAAtgatttatgtttatgtttgtattatttttttggttgtattaatagttcttttgttttatataaaaattaggtTCAACatcagaattttatcagaacatgcataattgagcttagaacattatatggttcaaggttcaaagattgagagagcgagattgtgggagagagcgagattgtaggagagagagAAAGTTTGGGAgagaaactttttcttttctcaaatcaattatacGAAAAATAGAGTCACCAATTGAAAGCAACGAAACCCATTAACCTATAAACAAGCTCTAAGCTAAACGAGGGCCTTAATATCTAAAAGCTGCTGGAAAGATCATCAAAGGAAGACAAAATAGAGGGCAACAGCCATGTATTATCTCCATATTTCTTATTAAGCAACTGGAATaagtaaagaaacaaaattCACAAGGAATGGGGCGATTTGTTCACTCAATTCGACAATAGAGAAATAAAGCACATCATTGATTAAACCGAATTCATGTTAATGTGGAGATTGGAAAAAGCTGAGAACCGTCTAGACACAATGTTATAGCACATCGATTCCTTCTGTAACTTCTTCAGCTGTGGAAAAAGCTGAGAACCCAGATGGTCATTTCCTGCTAAGAAACCACATTCCTCTCTCTCTCCGTATCAAAATCAAAGTGTCATGGTCTTATTAATAGATACGTAATCCCTCCACCAAAGTGCAGAGAAGAGTAATTCAtgtaagtgggagagagcgagaaagtgggagagagcaagattgtaagagagagcggcCATGACTAATGCTCTTTACACAATCAGGATAAGCTTATAATTAATCCTATGCAATCATCCCATATCCTCAACATTTCTCATACATACGTTGTTAaaaggttttaattaatttaaccataaGAACTATCATTAATGGATGCTATGTTATCATTAATTAGTACATTTTGAATTAACTCAAGATGTtacatatctgtaaggtaaaaTGTTCAAACTTCcatcttttatataattaaactaaaaacaaaggTTTAGTTATGCAAGTTACCACGCTCGAGAATGGACTTTCATCTGTCATGATTTACATACAACCAAAATTCTgagaaaataatgataaattctctcAGTAGGCAACGGCTGAGATAAATTCAATGATCGAATAAAATGGCGAAAGATTGATTCTCAGAAATGGGTTTGTATATTACTTCCATTGGAGCTTCCATTCTcagagattgtaggagagagcgagattgagagtaTCTCgctgaacatctcgctctctcaatctcgctcgcTCTCGttgaacatctcgctctctcctattgtatattcaatttt
The nucleotide sequence above comes from Benincasa hispida cultivar B227 chromosome 3, ASM972705v1, whole genome shotgun sequence. Encoded proteins:
- the LOC120074047 gene encoding probable signal peptidase complex subunit 1, whose amino-acid sequence is MDWQGQKLAEQLMQIMLVAFAVVAFLTGYIMGSFRMMILVYAGGVVLTTLITVPNWPFFNRHPLKWLDPSLAEKYPKPQPQEPVVLKKKTAKK